GGCCGAGCAGCGCGCGCTCGCGGTAGCTCAGCCACTTCTTGATGACCTGGTAGCCGCCGATCGTGTAGCGCCACACGCTGGCCGGCACGCAGCGCCAGTACGCGATGTCGTTGAGGTACACGTCGAAACACGTCTCGCCGAGAAGCGCGATCGCCTGCTCGGCAGACATGCCGAGCGACAGGGCGTGCTCGGAGACGGCGACACGCTCGGCGACGCTGTACTCGCGCTCCGTGAGCTTTCCGGTGGAGGGCATGGTGATGCCGCCCTTGCCGGCGATGCCCCAGCGGGCAGTCATGGCAAGGTCGGTGGAGGGATCCAGTACTCTGCCTGCACCCGCGAGGGTGCCGAATCGCAACGGCGAGTTGAAGGGCGCGGAAACGTCGAGAAGGGCGTCAACAGTGGCCCCCGAGGCTGCCACTTGGTCGAAAACGACTGCGCTTGCTGTCGGCGCAACCCTCGACCAATCCTGAACCAGGGCGTGAGCGTTCTCTCGCGCGAATAGAGGCGAATGGGCGATGCCCAGGACGTAATGCATCACCGACTCAGCACGAGCTAGTCGTCCTATCGCAGTGAGCCATGATGCGGCTCGATCACTCACGTTCTCTGTAGATTGACCGCTTTCAATCAGGGTTCCCTTGCCGACGACGGAAGTGGGGAACACGTTCGCCCCTGACTCAACCACGTGGAAGGCGAACGCGTTGTGGCCAATCATGGGCGGGCTGTAGGACTTCCTATATCGCTGGGAAGCCACAAGCCATGACTTCGACGCATCGAATTGCGCCTTGTACTCGTGGCGGGGACGGATTATCAACGTGGTCTCGTCCTCCCAGTACAACCA
The window above is part of the Coriobacteriia bacterium genome. Proteins encoded here:
- a CDS encoding type ISP restriction/modification enzyme; the protein is MPGRGPYTYRPFDIRWLYWEDETTLIIRPRHEYKAQFDASKSWLVASQRYRKSYSPPMIGHNAFAFHVVESGANVFPTSVVGKGTLIESGQSTENVSDRAASWLTAIGRLARAESVMHYVLGIAHSPLFARENAHALVQDWSRVAPTASAVVFDQVAASGATVDALLDVSAPFNSPLRFGTLAGAGRVLDPSTDLAMTARWGIAGKGGITMPSTGKLTEREYSVAERVAVSEHALSLGMSAEQAIALLGETCFDVYLNDIAYWRCVPASVWRYTIGGYQVIKKWLSYRERALLGRDLKPEEARYVTEVVSRIAALVLMQPELDANYERVKADVWEWGSE